The Rhodamnia argentea isolate NSW1041297 chromosome 10, ASM2092103v1, whole genome shotgun sequence sequence GGCAAGTAGTTGAGATTTGCTGGATCATTGGATGGCTTGATAAACAATGTGATAACTTGATAATGAGCATCAAACAATATATACTTCAATGAATTTATGTGTATAGGCATTTGACACACAATTCACCTCAACTCACTCTGTGTCCTAATTCAAGACAGAAATTTGATCTGACAACCTAAACAGAGAACAAAAATTTGCGCACCACAGGTCAGATTCACAAGTTAGATTTTGGAGACTCTAGGCGCATTTCAAATCCTAATTTCTCAAACATACCTGACTCAGCTATTCCTATTTCAACTGCAAAAACTTGAGCCATTCCGCTCCATAAACAATGATCCTTCCAAAAAACGTGACTGTCCAATGAGCTAAgctgaacagagagagagagagagagagagacggaacCTGAGCGGTGATGGACTATCCAATGCTTCGGAGATTACTGTTGGAGCGGCGAAAGTGGCGAAACCAGAATTGTTTTGAGCGAGAGAGAAGCAGGCGAGGACGGCGATGGCGACGAATACTCCAGTCGTGGACGGCGGCGCGTGGGCCAGTCATTGGTAAGAGTTACCCAGAGAGGCGAACAAGAACAATAGGGCAAGAGAGGCGTCGAGCGTGAGAGTGAACTGAGGCTACGAGTTTACCCAGACAAACCCAAAAAGAGCTTtcttctattattattatttttttttttttttggtctaagccAAAAAGAGTTTTTGCATTAGATATGAATTTTATTTAGGAGTAccgattttgaatttttatctgaGAAAGAATTAATTTAGAGCAAATATTACCTTAATAGTAATAACTAGGCCGAACATGTCTTGGTTTGTCTTTGACGGTTCTGATTTTAGGTCCAGTTGCCGATCCATACGAGTCGGATAATTTTCCGCCCGATCTGATTCACCCATTAAACCGCCCCAAATGTCACCAAATGAAAGCAAAAAGCTATATCCCTTTGAATTATGCAAGATGGGACATTGTGATTCACATTGATGTGTTTGGTTCATATGGGAGGCGTCCAATCAAGAATTAATTAACGTatttaaaagtttgaagtgaTTATTCAAAGGTATGCGCATGGATTAAGTAAGATTCAAAGTAGGCATGAACATTATTAAAGAGGGAAATTCTTCTTACGCTAGCAATTCATCGAGCCACTTATCCTCGTCTATTGTGTTTATCACCATTTTCTTGTCATTTATCTTTGTTAATttcccgacccaaaaaaaaaatctttattaaTTCGTTATTTACGTTAGCTAATGGAAAGGAAGAGAAATAGATAATGGCTTGAATATATTGCTCATGAAGATCCAACTTACTGAATTAATCTCtacacacataaaaaaaaaatgcgacatGGGCCTAATAATGTAAAATCACAACATTTTAACGTGGGAACCCTCCaacaattttctttattatcgAGCGATAATTCATACAATAATGACAGCTACTTTTTAATTAGAGTATTTCAATTAATTCGAcgttataaaagaaaaaagaatttcataCCGCTAATAGTCTCATATATATCACCAATTAATCGTTTCGTTTTTATACAGGTAATTTCGATAAACCGCAATGTAAACACATTAAAGTCTGAGAGGATAAATGACATTTTAATGCCCTGACACACCACACAATCATATTGTACCGGTGTTAATAGtgattacattaaaaaaatatatattgaattGAAAGGTCACTATGCTTCCGGGTCATTATCCTTAATCAATTGTATTATCTCCATGAAACAATTCATTAAGTAGCAACCGGATTATTGAAATAAAaccgaaaaaaaatcatattacgAGAAACGTGTATTTAAAGCAGAACGTGTGTCCAGCAGACAAAGAAAGTAAACATCCGAAGCATTCTTACGTTGGATAAATGCTTAACGAGGAATGAACTTGTAAACAAACCGTATTAGACAATGCACAGAGCTCAGCTGTATCCACAAGATTGCATGAGAAACGAACCGGCAGAAAAGCATGATCTCAGCCTAATCTAGCTCCTTGGACAATCATGCGTTCGACCAAGAAATGGTAGTGCAATTAGAGAATTGTTAACTCCAGATTCAAAAACACGTTCTGCAGACGACCAATTGGTATAATCTGAAATGTTCCTCATATTTCCACTGATGGTATGAAAAATGATCGATGCCTAGTCTAGCTCCTTGGACAATACCAAGAAATTGTACTGCAATCAGATTCAAAAAGCACGTTCCGCAGAAGACCAATTACTCTAAATGAGCTTGATTCCACTTTTCTAGCTCATCTCTTGAGAAGAGTGTTACTAATGGACAACCAgaaattaaaaccaaaatttgcTGTAGTGTGTCTGAGTCACTTTGCTATAGAGTATAAACAGAAATATTCCTCATATTCCCATGGTTCgtatgaaaaatcatcaatgcCTTCATCAAGTATACAAATTCCATATGAACCACACAACCAAGTAATCCGGATCTAAGCTTACTTTGAGAGCATAGAATAAAGCATAACATACAGTTAAAAAGATCAAATCACATCATCATGCTTGCCTTGAAAATGAAGCCTGCAGAGAAAAGAACGACCGAAAATGATCAAATCGCAGAGTGTCGGAGTCTAGCTCCTTGGACAATCATATGTTTGACCAAGAATGATAATGTAATCAGTTTCAAAAAACATGTTCTGCAGAAGACCAATTACTTTAAATGAGCTTGATTCCACTTTTCTAGCTCATCTCTTGAGAAGTGTTACTAATGGAAAACCAgaaattaaaaccaaaatttgcTGTAGAGTGTCTGGGTCACTTTACTACAGAGTACAAACAGAAACGTTCCTCATATTTCCATGGTTTGTATGAACAATCATCAATGACTTCATCAAGTATACAAATTCCATATGAACCATACCAAGTAACGCGAATCTAAACTTACTTTGAGAGCGTAGAATAAAACATAGCATAACATGCCGTTAAAATAATCGAATCACGTCATCATGCTTGCCTTCAAAGTAAAAAGGAGGAAGTTCCATTTGTCATGAGATAGTTAACCCAAAACTCCGTCGAAGCTATATCTGCAGAAAATCCCCTTTCAACCATTTCACTGACAACTTGCTCTGCTCTCGTATTTTTGTTATTACTAAGTAGTCCTTGGATTATTGTGTTATAATTGACACCATTTGGAAATGATCCATTTCCTTCCGTCTCCTTTAGCAGCTGATATGCTTCCTCCGTGCATCCTCCTTCGTACAACCCATGCATGAGAATATTATACATTTACACATCAAGTCGCAAGCCTCGAGCATGCAAAACATTGAACAGCCCCTTAGCATCGTCGAGCTTTCCAGTATTAACACATGCCGTTTATTAGAATAGTGTAAGTCACAAGGTTTGGGACAAATTTGGAATCTTCCATCTTTCGAAACAATATCAAGGCCATAGTCTTTCGAAACAATATCATGGCCATATCAATCTGCTGCACTTTACTTAAGCCATCCAGCAAACCATTCAAGGTATAATGATCAAGATATAGACCACGGGATTGCATCTCATTAATTAGCCCCTCCGCGGCTTCAAGGTTCCCAACCTGGCAAAATCCATTTACAATAGTGTTGTATGTGATGACATTAGGATTCGAGCCCCTTTGAAGCATTTTTCGCAAAAGCATCTTTGATTGGACAACTCTTTTTGCTTTGCAGTATCCATTAATCAACAAGGAATAACTAACAACATCAGGGGAGCAGCCTCTTGCAACCATCAAATTAAGCACTTCCATAGCATATTTCATTCTAATTTGCGAACAACAACCACCCATCAGTGTATTATAAATGAAACCATCAGACATTTCACCTAATTGAATCATCTGGTCAACTATGTCCTCTGCCTCCACAACCATTCCCTCTTTGCAATGTTCATCCACCGGAATATTGAAGGTTCGAATATCCGGCGTTACTCTGCTTTGCAACGTATGGTTCAAGAGTCTTCGAGCCTCTGTCAATTGGCTGGAATTACACACTCCATGAAGGACGGAGGTATAAGGAACGACATCCGGTTCAATTCCTTCcttgatcatcttcttcaacaagACTGTAGCATCATTCCATTTGCATAGGTTGCATAAGCAATGAACCAACGTGCCAAAAGTGAATATATTGGGTTGAATGCATCAGCTTGCCATCTCTTCCAACAATACGAGAGCATCTTCCATTTGGCCTACATTGCACAAACCATGGATCGCAAAAATATCTGGTTGGACACCTTTTCTACACAAACTTTCGTGTAAGCTCAAGGCCTCTGTGATTGATATCTCCTTGCAAAGACTATCTATTACCATGTTGTATGTGAAGGAACCCAGCCTGCAACTTCTCTCTTACCAACCCCTTAGCAATTCAATCTCCAATCTGGTGTTACCCGCTCTGCAAAACCCTTTGGCCAATATGGCATAAGTGGTCTAATTGGGTTCGAGGTCCTTTAGAACCGTATCATCGAGGAACTTCAATGCTTGATAAGTTTTGTCCTGAATAAGATACCACCAATAAGGTGTTCGATGTCACCACATTGATGTGAAACCAAGCTTCAAGATCCTACCTAGGATAGACAAACCCAAATCAACTCGGTTTAAGCGGCAAAAACAATTCAACAAAATATTCAGCCAAAAATGATTAACATCAATCCCAAAGAACACAGCTTCCCAATCAACCGGATTGCAGTCGAGTGTTGCTCCATCCTCACTACAGCACACAACAGTCGACTGCAATCCCTGGCGGAAGGCAAAGTGCTCGCACTTATCATTTTACCGAAGCAACGCAGGGCATCACCGACACTCGCAAgaacacctccatttctgcaattggTCCTCACATAACTGGACAGCTAGTTCAAGTCATCTAAATTAGGGTTGAGAACATATTTACACCATGCAAGATAGATGCCATGCGAGGATAAAGTCAATTTCACAGAACCCAAATTCGCAAATCAGAAACTATATCAAATCATTTACTGGTCATACCATGTAATTGTAATCAACACAAGCCAAAACAAGTACAGAGGATGAGCTAATGCATGAAAAGCAAAATGGAATTATCAGCATAAGATGGAACCAAACCAGCATCTAATAATGCAGTAGGGCATTCTTCAGAAACCAAATTTCTCTGGAGATTTTAAGTTTCATCATAAAAGTGGCTTTGCTTCAGTTGCTAAGCCCACGGACCTGCTTTTTTAAATCAGGAAACCAGACAAAAGAGACAGCTGAGGAGTCAATCCTCTTGTGATATGcagaacttcaatttgatccttCTGCTCGACaggttcttttttctgagtTCAATTGATCATGTCTGCCATGGTATCCGCACGTGAACTTAGCTCAAAGACAGGTCTCCGAAACACCTGATTGTGTCAGCAAACAAAGAGTAGAGGGAGAGCGTAAATGAGAGGCAAACTGTCCAGGCAAATCCTCCAGTCCTGAGTGATTCACTTGAAAATAAACGGAAAAAAGACTTCCTGAGTCATTAATTGAATCAGACAAAAATGGCAAGGAATGTACCTCCATTGACAGACAACCCCATTGATCTGGAAAGCGAATAAATTGATGCTGTgaaaaagatggaggaaattcACATCATCTCGGCCTGACTGCAGTTAAGTTGATTGGTGTTCACTCAAGACGTCTAACATTGGGAATGTCTGTCCAGGGCGTTCATGTTCACCCATCATCAGatgcttttggaaaatttcacACAGTGCGAAGGAGTGGACACTTCATGTAGTTTTCATAGACTTGCAGCCATGTTCCTTAGTCAGCAAGCCATCCCTCAGACTTCACTGTTATTTGCATGTAAGAAGCAGAGCAAATAACCCAAATATTTAATCACCCTGTGCTGATAATCCGAGTACCCAGCTTGACCCAAATGTTCTCCACTATTGTTTCAAATACCATCCACTTCAAGGTAtgcttcttctttgaaataactATGGTAAATAGGACATTGAAGGGATCAGAATGTGTTAGGAAAAGAGTATAGCAGAGAACTAGGATCTCCTTCTCGAAGCACATACACAACAGGCAAATCAGGACTCATGACTTAATATACTTTATTACATAGTAAAGTTATTGCCATTAACATCTATTTAATTCAAGATCATCCTCAGACCCCTTGATCATTTATACGAATTTCACCAGTTTGAAGAACGTTAGGCACCAGAAGCACTAAACAACAAGTACATGTACCAGTTAAAAATAGAGATTTCGCACCGAACATAGGTCTTAGAAACAAAATCCACCTTCCACCCCTCCAAATATTTGCCTTCTTGGGCGGTTCAATTCAGTCAACAGTGCCCAGACTTAAAATAACTTCAGTAATGGGACAAGGGACTGAAAGAGATGATGTGACGAAGAAAACTTGCCTTTGGTCTGGTTTACTCTTCATACACATTTCAGATGAAAAATTGGACATATCTCAGAGCCAATGCAGAGTTCAACTAGGAAAGGAAGAAGTTCCATTTGTCACGCAATATTTAACCCACAACTCCATCGTTCCCACATTTGCAGAAAAACCCCTTTCAACCATTTCACCAACAAGTTGCGCTGCTCTcgtattttcgttatttttgaGTAGTCCTTGTATAATTGAATTATAAGTGACGCCATCTGGAAAGAGTCCATTTCCTTCCATCTCCTTTAGCAGCTGATATGCTTCTTCTGTGCGACCTCCTTTGCACAATCCATGCATGACACTACTATACGTCCGCACATTAGGTTGCAAGCCTCGAGCATGCAAACAATTAAACAGGTCCATAGCATCATCGAGCTTTCCGGCATTACACATGCCGTTTATCAGAATATTGTAAGCCACAATGTTTGGGATGAACTTGGAATCTTCCATCTTTCGAAGCAATGTAATGGCCTTGTCAATCTGCTGCACTTTACACAAGCCATCCAAGAAAGCGCTCAAGATATAATGATTAAGAGAGAGATCGCGAGATTGCATCTCGTTGATTAGCTCCTCCGCAGCTTGAAGGTTCCCAACCTGGCAAAATCCATTTATGAGAGTGCTGTATGTGATGATGTTAGGAATCACTCCCCTTTGCAACATTTCTCCCAAAAGCATCTTTGACTTCTCAACTCTTCTTGCTTTGCAGTATCCGTTAATCAATATGTTATAACAAACAACATTAGGTGAGCAGCCTCtttcaaccatcaaattaagCACTTCCATAGCGTCCTGCATCCTATTTTGCAAACAATAACCATTCATCAATGCATTATAAGTGAAACTATCAGGGATTTTACCTAATTGAATCATCTGATCGACTATGGCCCGTGCCTCCAGGAGCATTCCCTCCTTACAATGTGCATCCACCAGAATAGTAAAGGTCCGGACGTTTGGCATTACTCGGCTTTTAACCATATGACTCAGCAATCTTCGAGCCTCTTTCAATTGGCCAGAATTGCACACCCCTTGAATGACGGAGGTATAAGTAACGACGTTCGGTTCAATTCCTGCCTTCATCATCTTGTCCAACAAGACCGTAGCATCT is a genomic window containing:
- the LOC125312641 gene encoding pentatricopeptide repeat-containing protein At1g62680, mitochondrial — translated: MIKEGIEPDVVPYTSVLHGVCNSSQLTEARRLLNHTLQSRVTPDIRTFNIPVDEHCKEGMVVEAEDIVDQMIQLGEMSDGFIYNTLMGGCCSQIRMKYAMEVLNLMVARGCSPDVVSYSLLINGYCKAKRVVQSKMLLRKMLQRGSNPNVITYNTIVNGFCQVGNLEAAEGLINEMQSRGLYLDHYTLNGLLDGLSKVQQIDMAMILFRKTMALILFRKMEDSKFVPNLVTYTILINGMC